The Benincasa hispida cultivar B227 chromosome 11, ASM972705v1, whole genome shotgun sequence genome has a segment encoding these proteins:
- the LOC120090865 gene encoding uncharacterized WD repeat-containing protein C2A9.03-like, with translation MASLVLLLSELLRHHNTNPDYWLTIPLPPPPSPPRTSSSVAGKSLLPSERCYSNKSRICADETVIDEFLKESRAIGTVVGHRDYSSASAWHSDGRMFATGNQDKTCRVWDVRNFSTPVAVLKGHISVARSIRYSSDGQFMVVAEPVDFVHVYSTSVYYKKRQEIDFFGEISRVSLSPDDESLYIGIWDRTYASLLQYNRRHTYGYIDSFL, from the exons ATGGCGTCTCTCGTTCTTCTCCTCTCCGAACTCCTCCGTCACCACAACACCAATCCCGACTACTGGCTCACTATTCCTCTTCCGCCGCCGCCGTCGCCGCCGCGGACGTCTTCTTCTGTAGCCGGAAAGTCGCTGCTGCCGAGTGAGCGCTGTTACAGCAATAAGAGCCGAATCTGTGCCGATGAGACTGTAATCGATGAGTTTCTCAAGGAATCCAGG GCTATAGGCACAGTTGTTGGTCATCGAGATTACTCATCTGCTTCCGCTTGGCACTCTGATGGTCGCATGTTTGCTACTGGGAATCAAGACAAGACATGCCGAGTATGGGATGTTAGGAATTTCTCAACACCCGTTGCAGTTCTAAAGGGACATATTAGTGTTGCTCGATCGATCCGTTATTCATCTGATGGTCAGTTCATGGTGGTTGCTGAACCTGTAGATTTTGTACATGTGTATAGCACGAGTGTATATTACAAAAAGAGGCAAGAGATAGATTTCTTTGGAGAGATCTCGAGGGTGTCATTGAGTCCAGATGATGAGTCTCTGTACATAGGAATATGGGATAGGACTTATGCAAGCTTACTACAATATAACAGGAGGCATACCTATGGATATATTGATTCATTCTTGTAG